Proteins from a genomic interval of Polaribacter sejongensis:
- a CDS encoding PIG-L family deacetylase: MKKFLLSTLAFLLISVSVFAQKPQKLTSNQIYEKVQKLNFLGTALYIAAHPDDENTRLISYLSNNVKARTGYLSLTRGDGGQNLIGPELRELLGVIRTQELLAARSVDGGEQLFTRANDFGYSKHPDETLEIWNEEAVLSDVVWAIRNFKPDVIINRFDHRTPGTTHGHHTASAILSVAAFDIANDSTKYADQLKYTKTWQPKRLFHNISTYSFKSQAAFNDATKDLMSVDIGEYYALKGLSNNEIASIASSQHLSQGFGRLSTRGSQKEYVEFLKGDSLIVENDVFSGINTTWSRLKKGASIGKILKDVEDNFNFVNPSKHLSKLMLAYSMMSDLEDNHWKTIKEKQIKEIIEACAGLYIESSANSSSGTPNSKIDINFEVLNRSDVNMQLTSIVSELDSIEIFKGFNLTKNEKFTFKETFSLKTDSYTDPYWLRKEATLGMYTVDDQALIGLPETPGISKITYKLIIDFIPITITKNVIRRYAERDKGEIYEPYEVLPEVTTKIKNKVLIFSDSISKSINVAIRAGIPFVQGKVSLKVPEGWRVTPAEINFNIEQKEDVQNVSFLVTPSKDPSEGKLEVIAVSKGESYTKELVEINYNHIPKQSVLLNSEAKVVRLDIQKVGNTIGYIKGAGDAVPESLRQIGYSVEIINPIDINEENLLKYDAIVLGIRAYNVVDELKFKQKFLLEYVAQGGNMIVQYNTNRNVDVAAPFPLKLSRDRVTDESADVLILAEDNPLMNFPNKITNEDFNGWVQERGLYFPNIWHEAYVPVLSMNDKGENMKLGSLLIAKYGKGNYIYTGLSFFRELPAGVSGAYRLFANMLSVGKEVSK, translated from the coding sequence ATGAAGAAATTTTTACTTTCTACACTTGCATTTTTACTGATTTCTGTTTCAGTATTCGCACAAAAACCTCAAAAATTAACGTCGAATCAGATTTACGAGAAAGTTCAAAAACTGAATTTTCTAGGAACTGCGCTTTATATTGCTGCGCATCCAGATGATGAAAATACACGCTTAATATCTTATTTATCAAATAATGTAAAAGCAAGAACAGGTTATTTGTCCTTAACAAGAGGAGATGGAGGTCAGAATTTAATAGGACCAGAACTTAGAGAGTTATTAGGAGTTATTAGAACACAAGAATTATTAGCGGCAAGAAGTGTAGATGGTGGAGAACAATTATTTACAAGAGCCAATGATTTTGGGTATTCTAAACACCCAGATGAAACCTTAGAAATTTGGAATGAAGAAGCCGTTTTAAGTGATGTTGTTTGGGCAATAAGAAATTTTAAGCCAGATGTTATTATCAATAGATTCGATCATAGAACGCCAGGTACTACACATGGGCATCATACCGCTTCTGCTATTTTAAGTGTGGCGGCTTTTGATATTGCCAATGATTCTACAAAATATGCAGATCAACTTAAATATACCAAAACTTGGCAACCAAAACGTTTGTTTCATAATATTTCTACGTATTCTTTTAAAAGTCAAGCAGCCTTTAATGATGCAACAAAAGATTTAATGTCTGTTGATATTGGCGAGTATTATGCTTTAAAAGGTTTGTCTAATAACGAGATTGCATCTATAGCAAGTAGCCAACATTTGAGTCAAGGTTTCGGACGCTTAAGCACAAGAGGATCTCAAAAAGAGTATGTAGAGTTTTTAAAAGGAGATTCTTTAATAGTAGAAAACGATGTTTTTTCTGGAATTAATACTACTTGGAGTCGTTTAAAAAAAGGAGCTTCTATTGGTAAGATTTTAAAGGATGTTGAAGATAATTTCAATTTTGTAAATCCGTCTAAACACTTATCTAAATTAATGTTAGCGTATAGCATGATGAGCGATTTAGAAGACAATCATTGGAAAACAATTAAAGAAAAGCAAATTAAAGAAATTATTGAAGCTTGTGCAGGTTTGTATATAGAATCTTCTGCAAACAGTTCTTCTGGAACACCAAATTCTAAAATTGATATAAATTTTGAAGTATTAAATAGAAGTGATGTAAACATGCAATTAACATCTATTGTTTCTGAATTGGATAGCATCGAAATTTTTAAAGGATTTAATTTAACAAAGAATGAGAAATTTACATTTAAAGAAACATTTTCTTTAAAAACAGATTCTTATACAGATCCTTATTGGTTGCGTAAAGAGGCTACTTTAGGAATGTATACTGTAGATGATCAAGCATTAATTGGACTGCCAGAAACACCAGGAATTTCTAAAATAACGTATAAATTAATCATAGATTTTATTCCGATTACCATTACAAAGAATGTTATTAGACGATATGCTGAAAGAGATAAAGGAGAAATTTATGAACCTTATGAGGTTTTACCAGAAGTAACTACAAAAATTAAAAACAAAGTGCTTATTTTTTCTGATAGCATTTCTAAGAGTATCAATGTAGCAATTAGAGCTGGTATTCCTTTTGTGCAAGGAAAAGTAAGTTTAAAAGTTCCTGAAGGTTGGCGAGTAACTCCTGCAGAAATTAACTTTAATATTGAACAAAAGGAAGATGTACAAAATGTTTCGTTTTTAGTAACTCCCTCTAAAGATCCATCTGAAGGAAAATTAGAAGTTATTGCGGTTTCTAAAGGAGAAAGTTATACTAAAGAATTGGTTGAGATTAATTACAATCATATTCCTAAACAAAGTGTTTTGTTAAATTCTGAAGCAAAAGTTGTTCGTTTAGATATTCAAAAAGTAGGAAATACAATTGGTTATATAAAAGGAGCAGGAGATGCGGTTCCAGAAAGTTTACGTCAGATTGGTTATAGCGTTGAAATTATAAACCCTATAGATATTAATGAAGAAAACTTATTAAAGTATGATGCTATTGTTTTAGGTATCAGAGCTTATAATGTTGTTGATGAATTAAAATTTAAACAAAAATTCTTGTTAGAATATGTGGCACAAGGAGGAAATATGATTGTGCAATATAACACCAATAGAAATGTAGATGTTGCAGCACCTTTCCCTTTAAAGTTGTCTAGAGATAGAGTAACAGACGAGTCTGCGGATGTTTTAATATTAGCAGAAGACAATCCTTTAATGAATTTTCCTAATAAAATTACCAACGAAGATTTTAATGGTTGGGTACAAGAACGTGGTTTGTATTTTCCTAATATTTGGCATGAAGCTTATGTACCTGTTTTATCTATGAATGATAAAGGTGAAAACATGAAATTGGGTAGTTTATTGATTGCAAAATATGGAAAAGGAAATTATATCTATACCGGTTTAAGTTTCTTTAGAGAATTGCCTGCTGGAGTTTCTGGAGCATATAGATTATTTGCAAATATGTTGTCTGTAGGGAAAGAGGTTTCAAAGTAA
- the dnaN gene encoding DNA polymerase III subunit beta: protein MKFIVSSSQLLKQLQVLGGVINSNNTLPILDNFLFELSENQLKVSASDLETTMSSVIDVESDSSGSIAVSARLLLDTLKTFPDQPLTFKTEGDNAIEISSDQGKYDMAYFGGDEFPKAVSLPSPSKTVVPASILGTAISKTIFAAGNDDLRPVMSGVFFQFSSQSLTFVATDAHKLVKYTRTDVTADQTAEFIMPKKPLNLLKGILGGSDSDVTIEYNDANAKFTFDNVVLVCRLIDGKYPNYEAVIPKENPNKLTVDRASFLNSVRRVSIFSSKTTHQIRLKMAGTELNISAEDLDFSNKADERLSCDYQGDDMQIGFNSRFLSEMLNNLSSNDVLIEMSLPNRAGILTPIDGTDEGEQVTMLVMPVMLNS, encoded by the coding sequence ATGAAATTTATTGTATCGAGTTCGCAATTATTAAAACAATTACAAGTTTTAGGCGGCGTTATAAACAGCAACAATACCTTACCAATTTTAGATAACTTTTTGTTTGAATTATCTGAAAACCAATTAAAAGTTTCTGCATCAGATTTAGAAACAACAATGAGTTCTGTAATAGATGTAGAAAGTGATAGTTCTGGTTCTATAGCTGTTTCTGCACGTTTATTATTAGATACCTTAAAGACGTTTCCAGACCAACCTTTAACGTTTAAAACGGAAGGTGACAATGCAATTGAAATTAGTTCTGATCAAGGTAAATACGACATGGCTTATTTTGGTGGAGATGAATTCCCTAAAGCGGTTTCTTTACCATCACCAAGTAAAACAGTAGTGCCTGCAAGCATTTTAGGAACTGCAATTTCTAAAACAATATTTGCTGCTGGAAATGATGATTTACGTCCAGTAATGAGTGGTGTATTTTTTCAATTTAGCTCGCAAAGTTTAACTTTTGTTGCAACAGATGCTCACAAATTAGTAAAATATACAAGAACAGATGTTACTGCAGACCAAACGGCAGAATTTATTATGCCAAAGAAACCTTTAAACTTATTAAAAGGTATTTTAGGTGGTTCTGATAGTGATGTTACTATTGAGTACAACGATGCTAATGCAAAATTTACATTTGATAATGTAGTTTTAGTGTGTCGTTTAATTGATGGTAAATATCCAAATTACGAAGCTGTTATTCCAAAAGAGAATCCAAATAAATTAACTGTAGACAGAGCTTCTTTCTTAAACTCTGTAAGACGTGTTTCTATTTTCTCTAGTAAAACAACACACCAGATTCGTTTAAAAATGGCGGGTACTGAATTAAATATTTCTGCAGAAGATTTAGATTTCTCTAACAAAGCAGACGAACGTTTAAGTTGTGATTACCAAGGTGACGATATGCAAATTGGTTTTAACTCTCGTTTTTTAAGCGAAATGTTAAACAATTTAAGTTCTAACGATGTTTTAATTGAAATGTCTTTACCTAACAGAGCAGGAATTTTAACTCCTATTGATGGAACTGACGAAGGTGAACAAGTTACCATGTTGGTAATGCCAGTAATGTTAAATAGTTAA
- a CDS encoding sodium:solute symporter, giving the protein MEIESKLHAIDWIILSVTLIFIVAYGTYVTRKNDNVTDYIKGGSDSKWWTIGLSVMATQASAITFLSTPGQAFHSGMGFVQFYFGLPIAMIIICVVFIPIYHKLKVYTAYEFLEGRFDLKTRSLAAILFLIQRGLAAGITIFAPAIILSAVLDWDLLTLNIIIGFLVIIYTVSGGTKAVNVTQKQQMIIIFIGMLIAFFMIMSQLPENITFTNALEIAGASNKMEVLDFSFDLSNRYTVWTGILGGTFLMLSYFGTDQSQVQRYLSGKSVRESQLGLIFNGLLKVPMQFFILLIGVMVFVFYQFNASPLNFNPTANDAVQNSEFVGEYQKLEAEHTIIENDKRLLFSDGFQMEEATRIQELNERDLALKESAKEIIKKVNEKSIKKIESNDKDYVFIHFILNNLPRGLIGLLLAVILSAAMSSTASELNALASTTAIDLYKRNVREDKDEEHYVKASKWFTLLWGIIAISVACVANLFDNLIQLVNIIGSIFYGNVLGIFLLAFFFKKVNGNAVFRAALITQILICSIYYFGIYNLETQGLEPIISYLWLNFIGCVLVIFFSLLFVFKAINKQSKVALIISLLAILKITYDVLNDVSLNITHVVSLIVLFSFLGFFNIDKTILNEKEN; this is encoded by the coding sequence ATGGAAATTGAAAGTAAATTACATGCAATAGATTGGATTATTCTGTCTGTAACCTTAATTTTTATAGTAGCGTATGGTACGTATGTAACTAGAAAAAACGACAATGTAACCGATTATATTAAGGGTGGGAGCGACTCTAAATGGTGGACGATTGGTCTGTCTGTAATGGCAACGCAAGCCAGTGCAATTACGTTTTTATCAACACCAGGGCAAGCGTTTCATAGTGGTATGGGGTTTGTACAGTTTTACTTCGGATTGCCTATTGCAATGATTATAATTTGTGTGGTTTTTATACCGATTTATCATAAATTAAAAGTCTACACAGCTTACGAATTTTTAGAAGGAAGATTCGATTTAAAAACGAGGAGTTTAGCGGCAATTTTGTTTCTAATTCAGCGTGGCTTAGCTGCCGGAATTACCATTTTTGCACCTGCCATTATTTTAAGTGCAGTGCTAGATTGGGACTTGTTAACGCTGAATATTATCATTGGTTTTTTAGTGATTATTTATACGGTTTCTGGAGGTACAAAAGCAGTAAACGTGACGCAAAAACAACAAATGATTATCATTTTTATTGGAATGCTAATTGCGTTTTTTATGATTATGAGTCAGCTTCCAGAGAATATTACATTTACCAATGCATTAGAAATAGCAGGTGCAAGTAATAAAATGGAAGTGTTAGATTTTTCTTTCGATTTAAGCAATAGATACACTGTTTGGACCGGTATTTTAGGAGGAACATTTTTAATGTTATCGTATTTTGGAACAGACCAAAGTCAGGTGCAACGTTATTTGTCAGGAAAATCGGTTAGAGAGAGTCAGTTGGGTTTAATTTTTAACGGATTGTTAAAAGTGCCAATGCAGTTTTTTATTCTGTTAATTGGGGTTATGGTTTTTGTTTTTTATCAATTTAATGCATCGCCTTTAAATTTTAATCCAACAGCAAATGATGCGGTTCAAAACTCTGAATTTGTTGGTGAATACCAGAAGTTAGAAGCAGAACATACCATTATAGAAAATGATAAAAGATTGTTGTTTTCTGATGGTTTTCAGATGGAAGAAGCGACTCGAATTCAGGAATTAAACGAAAGAGATTTAGCCTTAAAAGAATCAGCTAAAGAAATCATTAAAAAAGTAAATGAGAAATCCATTAAAAAAATAGAATCGAACGACAAGGATTATGTGTTTATTCATTTTATTTTAAACAATTTACCAAGAGGGCTAATCGGACTTTTATTGGCGGTTATTTTATCTGCAGCAATGTCTTCTACGGCATCAGAATTAAACGCTTTGGCAAGCACAACCGCTATAGATTTATACAAGCGAAATGTAAGAGAAGACAAAGACGAAGAGCACTATGTAAAGGCTTCTAAATGGTTTACATTACTTTGGGGAATCATTGCCATTTCGGTGGCGTGTGTGGCCAATTTATTCGATAATTTAATTCAGCTTGTAAATATTATTGGGTCTATTTTCTACGGAAACGTCTTGGGTATTTTCTTGTTAGCATTCTTCTTTAAAAAGGTAAATGGAAATGCTGTTTTTAGAGCAGCATTAATTACGCAAATATTAATTTGTTCTATTTATTATTTCGGAATTTACAACTTAGAAACACAAGGTTTAGAACCGATAATTAGTTATTTATGGCTGAATTTTATTGGATGTGTTTTGGTGATATTCTTCTCACTATTATTCGTTTTTAAAGCGATAAATAAGCAAAGTAAAGTCGCCTTAATAATTAGTTTATTGGCTATTTTAAAAATTACATATGATGTATTGAACGATGTTTCTTTAAACATAACTCATGTTGTTTCTCTAATTGTACTATTTTCTTTTTTAGGGTTCTTTAATATTGATAAGACGATTTTAAATGAAAAAGAAAATTAA